A region of Corvus cornix cornix isolate S_Up_H32 chromosome 3, ASM73873v5, whole genome shotgun sequence DNA encodes the following proteins:
- the LOC120411795 gene encoding LOW QUALITY PROTEIN: CBL-interacting protein kinase 17-like (The sequence of the model RefSeq protein was modified relative to this genomic sequence to represent the inferred CDS: inserted 1 base in 1 codon), translating into MALQTSQDLLSRVRLNLGVVSGFSPHLQVAIKRVSRDRIPEWARLHSGALVPLELALLWMVSRPGFRGVVRLLDWFELPDGFALVMERPERCQDLWYFLEERAFLTEPVARGLFRQVLEAVRHCTSRGVLHRHIKAENVLVDLATGEAKLIDFVCGTVLQDTFYTRMSGTLEYSPPEWILFGCYHGQPATIWXVLYELVCGHLPFNTDEDIIRGQLFFPPRVSQECQHLIRWCLSMDPVHRPSLEDLFEHSWLQDRHLDQETAEVHPSAQEDPGAQQAPAARTSERSGQSVSLRLWHGGESAAKEMLPLVLSDFRGSGSVLPILLEKSWQCGEVATDWKRGNIPLQLNGIVMSPQAEAPPGCSSGARPGAGQNHPRAGRWRGKAGWLWLRPLPGGHALRPDEIKMSPQPAEGWGDARGSRRGRARPGQAPELPCLVALGNINFSAGRQVAFWRDRGRMLCRGSQRLALLTASATQPGPGWGGGSQPGKSIHP; encoded by the exons GAGTCAGATTAAACTTGGGCGTTGTTTCCGGTTTCTCTCCCCACTTGCAGGTGGCCATCAAGCGAGTGTCCCGCGATCGCATCCCGGAGTGGGCGCGGCTG CACAGCGGCGCCCTTGTGCCCCTGGAGCTGGCGCTGCTCTGGATGGTGTCGCGCCCTGGCTTCCGCGGCGTGGTGCGGCTCCTGGACTGGTTCGAGCTGCCCGACGGCTTCGCGCTGGTCATGGAGCGTCCGGAGCGCTGTCAGGACCTCTGGTACTTCCTGGAGGAGCGGGCGTTCCTGACGGAGCCCGTGGCGCGGGGGCTCTTCCGCCAGGTGCTGGAGGCCGTGCGGCACTGCACCAGCCGCGGCGTCCTGCACCGCCACATCAAGGCCGAGAACGTCCTTGTCGACCTGGCCACCGGCGAGGCAAAGCTCATCGACTTCGTGTGCGGCACGGTCCTCCAGGACACCTTCTACACCCGAATGTCAG GCACGCTGGAGTACAGCCCGCCGGAGTGGATCCTCTTTGGCTGCTACCATGGCCAGCCAGCCACCATCT TGGTGCTCTATGAGCTGGTCTGTGGGCACCTTCCTTTCAACACGGATGAGGACATCATCCGGGGCCAGCTCTTCTTCCCGCCCCGGGTGTCTCAAG AGTGCCAGCACCTCATCCGGTGGTGTTTATCCATGGACCCCGTGCACAGGCCGTCCTTGGAAGACCTGTTTGAGCATTCTTGGCTGCAGGACCGTCACCTGGACCAGGAGACAGCAGAGGTCCATCCCTCTGCACAGGAGGATCCAGGAGCCCAGCAAGCACCAGCTGCACGCACCTCAGAGCGCTCGGGGCAGAGCGTTTCCCTGCGGCTGTGGCACGGAGGAGAGAGCGCAGCCAAGGAGATGCTTCCGCTGGTCCTCAGCGACTTCAGAGGAAGCGGCTCAGTGCTCCCCATCCTATTGGAGAAGTCGTGGCAGTGCGGTGAAGTTGCCACagactggaaaaggggaaacatcCCCCTGCAGCTCAATGGCATCGTGATGTCCCCGCAAGCCGAGGCACCGCCGGGGTGTTCTTCTGGAGCACGACCTGGAGCCGGACAAAACCATCCTCGAGCTGGCCGCTGGCGGGGCAAAGCCGGTTGGCTTTGGTTGCGGCCCCTTCCTGGAGGACACGCTCTGCGCCCCGACGAAATCAAGATGAGTCCACAGCCGGCGGAGGGGTGGGGGGATGCTCGTGGTTCCAGGCGTGGCAGGGCTCGGCCGGGCCAGGCGCCGGAGCTTCCCTGCTTGGTGGCGCTGGGGAATATTAATTTTTCCGCCGGCCGCCAAGTTGCTTTTTGGCGGGACAGGGGACGGATGCTGTGCAGGGGGAGCCAGCGCCTGGCCTTGCTGACAGCTTCTgccacccagcctggcccaggctggggcggggggagccAGCCTGGCAAAAGCATCCATCCGTAG